One window from the genome of Procambarus clarkii isolate CNS0578487 chromosome 90, FALCON_Pclarkii_2.0, whole genome shotgun sequence encodes:
- the LOC138359275 gene encoding ski-like protein: protein MATPDYSPHLKRVLKSYQNAAMTSLHGPGPNSYLSDAGINKKLVECGEDQPSIRLLDAHAKHQIYRELSFKKALLYEDALKNKSETCRRCVDDSQCTWPPSPPTTHTPTTCTPTPCTPTHNTPTTQTPPSHTPTNNTPTNHTPTNHTPTNHTPTNHTPTNHKPTNHTPTNHKPTCTRDPEPRLPDIKDTAVDTATTAISSPTASVRCSGSDTCTSDTTTTTTCSSGGPGGSWVEPGMFLAPPPFPPQPWPVLAAADKGSPGAARGRQETLLDGEPIACFNVGGEKRLCLPQILNTVLREFSLGQINAVCDDLRIFCSRCTPSQLDALRVAGVLPHTAKSCGLITNTDAQRLTQALLHAHPTRAPAQAPTHSQEHPHLRVYHTCFGKCKGLVWDDLYTSGGAACIECEECHGLFPPARFVCHAHRALENQTIHWGFEAEQWRTYLLLAKDQQVPLEKAEVQLKAFKNKFDPVGANYKRKQVSTP from the coding sequence ATGGCGACACCGGACTACAGCCCGCACCTCAAGCGCGTGCTTAAATCCTACCAGAATGCAGCCATGACAAGTCTGCACGGGCCGGGACCTAACTCTTACCTGAGCGACGCCGGTATTAATAAAAAGTTGGTGGAGTGCGGTGAGGATCAGCCGTCCATCAGGCTCCTCGATGCCCACGCCAAGCACCAGATCTACCGAGAGCTCAGCTTCAAGAAGGCCCTCCTCTATGAGGATGCTCTCAAGAACAAGTCGGAGACGTGTAGGCGGTGTGTCGATGACAGCCAGTGTACGTGGCCACCTAgtccgcccaccacccacacgcccaccaccTGCACGCCCACACCCTGCacgcccacacacaacaccccaaccacccaaacaccacccagccacacgcccaccaacaacacGCCCACCAACCACACGCCCACCAACCACACGCCCACCAACCACACTCCCACCAACCACACGCCCACCAACCACAAGCCCACCAACCACACGCCCACCAACCACAAGCCAACTTGTACAAGAGACCCCGAGCCTCGCTTGCCAGATATCAAAGACACTGCTGTAGATACTGCCACCACTGCCATCAGTTCCCCCACTGCCAGTGTCCGGTGCTCGGGCAGCGACACCTGCAcctcggacaccaccaccaccaccacctgcagcagtggTGGTCCTGGCGGGTCGTGGGTGGAGCCAGGCATGTTCCTGGCCCCACCGCCCTTCCCTCCGCAGCCATGGCCGGTGCTCGCTGCTGCAGACAAGGGCTCCCCTGGGGCTGCCCGGGGGCGCCAGGAGACCCTGCTCGACGGGGAGCCCATCGCCTGCTTCAACGTGGGCGGGGAGAAGCGTTTGTGCCTGCCGCAGATCCTCAACACGGTGCTGCGGGAGTTTTCCCTCGGCCAGATTAACGCCGTCTGCGACGACCTGCGGATTTTTTGCTCGCGCTGCACGCCGTCGCAGCTAGACGCCTTGCGTGTGGCGGGCGTACTGCCCCATACTGCCAAGTCCTGTGGACTCATCACCAACACTGATGCCCAGAGGCTCACCCAAGCCCTGCTGCACGCCCACCCCACCCGCGCGCCCGCCCAGGCCCCGACACACTCGCAAGAACACCCACACCTGCGCGTCTACCACACCTGCTTTGGGAAGTGTAAAGGACTTGTGTGGGACGACCTGTACACCTCTGGCGGCGCCGCCTGCATCGAGTGCGAGGAGTGCCACGGACTCTTCCCCCCGGCCCGTTTCGTCTGCCACGCCCACAGAGCACTCGAAAACCAGACTATCCACTGGGGCTTCGAGGCCGAGCAGTGGCGCACCTATCTCCTGCTGGCTAAGGATCAGCAAGTGCCTCTGGAGAAGGCTGAGGTGCAACTCAAAGCTTTTAAGAACAAGTTTGATCCAGTTGGTGCCAATTACAAgcgcaaacaggtgagtacaccatAA